CGGCATCATCTTCGGTAACGGCACCCAGGCGCTCGCCCGTCAGCCCGAAGCTGCCGGTCTGATCCGCGCCAACCAGATCCTCGGCTTCGCCTTCTGTGAGGCGCTCGCCCTCATCGGTCTGGTCATGCCGTTCGTCTACGCCTGACGAACACGACTAGTCCGAATCGACGAAAGGCACTGATGTGAACCTCCTGGTTCTCGCGGCCGAGGAGCCTCAAAACCCCCTCGTCCCGCCGATCCCCGAGCTCGTCATCGGTCTGATCGCCTTCGTCATCGTCTTCGGTTTCCTCGCGAAGAAGCTCCTCCCGAACATCAACAAGGTTCTGGAAGAGCGCCGCGAGGCCATCGAAGGCGGTATCGAGAAGGCGGAAGCCGCTCAGACCGAGGCCCAGAGCGTCCTGGAGCAGTACAAGGCCCAGCTCGCCGAAGCCCGGCACGAGGCCGCGCGCCTGCGCCAGGAAGCGCTGGAGCAGGGCACTGCGCTGAAGGAAGAACTGCGCGCAGAGGGCCAGCGGCAGCGTGAGGAGATCATCGCTGCCGGCCACGCCCAGATCGCGGCGGACCGCAAGGCCGCCTCTCAGGCGCTGCGTCAGGACGTGGGCAAGCTCGCCACCGACCTGGCCGGAAAGCTCGTCGGCGAGTCCCTTGAGGACCACGCCCGGCAGAGCCGCACCATCGACCGCTTCCTCAGCGAGCTTGAGGAGAAGGCCGAGGCGGCCCGATGAACGGAGCGAGCCGCGAGGCGCTGGCCTCCGCGCGCGAGCGTCTCGACGCGCTGACGGACAACACGTCCGTCGACGCGGCGAAGCTCGCCGGTGAGCTGGCCGCTGTCACCGCGCTGCTCGACCGTGAGGTCTCGCTGCGTCGGGTCATCACGGACCCGGCGCAGGCCGGCGAGGCCAAGGCCGAGCTCGTCGCTCGGCTGCTCGGCGGTCAGGTCGGCGGGGAGACCCTCGACCTGGTGTCCGGCATGGCCCGGTCCCGCTGGTCGCAGTCCCGCGACCTGGTGGACGCGCTGGAGGAGCTGGCGGCCACCGCCGACCTCACGGCGGCCCAGCAGGCCGAGGCGCTCGACAACGTCGAGGACGAGATCTTCCGCTTCGGCCGGATCGTGTCCTCGAACACCGAGCTGCGTGCCGCGCTGACCGACCGCGCGGCGACCACCTCCGCCAAGAGCCAGCTGCTGCGCAGCCTGCTCAACGGCAAGGTGAACGCCGTCACCGAGCGCCTGGTGATCCGTCTTGTCACGCACCCGCGTGGACGTAGCCTGGAGGCGGGACTCGAATCCCTGTCCAAGCTCGCCGCCGAGCGCCGTGACCGCATGGTCGCCACCGTGACCAGCGCGGTTCCGCTCAGCGACGTGCAGAAGCAGCGTCTCGGCGCGGTGCTGGCCAAGCTGTACGGACGCCAGATGCACCTGAACCTCGACGTGGACCCCGAGGTCCTCGGCGGGATCTCGGTGCGAGTCGGCGACGAGGTCATCGACGGCACCATCGCGGACCGCCTCGCAGAGGCGTCCCGCCGCATGGCCGGCTGACCAGCCACCAAAAGTACAAAGCATTCCTAGCGGCCCGGTTGGGCCGTGCAGAACTTGCAGAAGATTCCTGGGGGTCGCCCCCAGACCCCTAAGAAGCTTCAGGCCCAACAAGGAGAGCAGGGAACCCAGATGGCGGAGCTCACGATCCGGCCGGAGGAGATCCGGGACGCACTGGAGAACTTTGTCCAGTCGTACCAGCCGGACGCGGCCTCGCGCGAGGAGGTCGGAACGGTCAGCGTTGCCGGCGACGGCATCGCGAAGGTGGAGGGCCTGCCCTCCGCCATGGCGAACGAGCTGCTGAAGTTCGAGGACGGCACCCTCGGTCTCGCCCTCAACCTTGAGGAGCGCGAGATCGGTGCGATCGTCCTCGGCGAGTTCAGCGGTATCGAGGAGGGCCAGCCGGTGCAGCGCACCGGTGAGGTTCTCTCCGTAGGTGTCGGCGAGGGCTACCTCGGCCGCGTTGTCGACCCGCTCGGCAACCCGATCGACGGCCTCGGCGAGATCGCGACCGAAGGCCGCCGCGCCCTCGAACTGCAGGCCCCGGGCGTCATGGTCCGTAAGTCGGTGCACGAGCCCATGCAGACCGGCTACAAGGCCGTCGACGCGATGGTGCCGATCGGCCGTGGCCAGCGTCAGCTGATCATCGGCGACCGTCAGACCGGCAAGACCGCCCTGGCCGTCGACACGATCATCAACCAGCGCGACAACTGGCGCTCGGGCGACGTGAACAAGCAGGTCCGCTGCATCTACGTCGCCATCGGCCAGAAGGGCTCGACCATCGCGTCCGTTCGCGGCGCCCTGGAAGAGGCCGGCGCGCTCGAATACACGACGATCGTCGCCGCCCCGGCGTCCGACCCGGCCGGCTTCAAGTACCTGGCGCCGTACACCGGTTCCGCCATCGGCCAGCACTGGATGTACGCCGGCAAGCACGTCCTGATCATCTTCGACGACCTGTCGAAGCAGGCCGACGCCTACCGCGCCGTGTCGCTGCTGCTGCGCCGCCCGCCGGGCCGTGAGGCCTACCCGGGTGACGTCTTCTACCTGCACTCCCGCCTGCTGGAGCGCTGCGCGAAGCTGTCCGACGAGATGGGCGCCGGCTCGATGACCGGTCTGCCGATCGTCGAGACCAAGGCGAACGACGTGTCGGCGTTCATCCCGACCAACGTCATCTCCATCACCGACGGCCAGTGCTTCCTGGAGTCCGACCTGTTCAACGCGGGCCAGCGCCCGGCGCTGAACGTCGGTATCTCGGTCTCCCGCGTCGGTGGCTCCGCCCAGCACAAGGCCATGAAGCAGGTTTCGGGTCGTCTCCGCGTCGACCTGGCCCAGTACCGCGAGCTGGAGGCGTTCGCCGCCTTCGGTTCCGACCTGGACGCCGCGTCGAAGGCCTCCCTGGAGCGCGGCAAGCGCATGGTCGAGCTGCTGAAGCAGGGCCAGTACCAGCCGATGCCCGTCGAGGAGCAGGTCGTCTCCGTCTGGGCCGGCACCACCGGCAAGATGGACGACGTCCCGGTCGCCGACATCCGTCGCTTCGAGTCGGAGCTGCTGGAGCACCTGCGCCGCGAGCGCAAGGACCTCCTGACCTCCATCGCCGAGGGCGGCAAGATGTCGGACGACACCCTGGGCTCGATCGCTGACGCCATCGCGGCCTTCAAGCGCCAGTTCGAGACCTCGGACGGCAAGCTCCTGGGCGAGGACGTGCCGGCCGTCAACGTCTCCAAGTGACGACGGAAGGGACCTGACTCATGGGAGCGCAGCTCCGGGTCTACAAGCGTCGCATCCGTGCCATCACGGCGACCAAGAAGATCACCAAGGCGATGGAGATGATCGCCGCCTCGCGCATCGTCAAGGCGCAGCGCAAGGTGGCGGCGTCGATGCCGTACGCGACCGAGCTCACCCGTGCGGTGACCGCGGTGGCGACCGGTTCGAACACCAAGCACGCCCTGACCACCGAGGTCGAGGCGCCGACCCGCGCCGCGATCCTGCTCATCACGAGCGACCGCGGTCTGGCCGGCGGCTACTCCTCGAACGCCATCAAGCAGGCGGAGCGGCTCAGCGAGCGGCTGCGCGCCGAGGGCAAGGAGGTCGACAGCTACATCGTCGGCCGTAAGGGTGTCGCCTACTACGGCTTCCGTGAGCGCAAGGTCACGGACTCGTGGACCGGCTTCACCGACAGCCCGGCCTACGCCGACGCCAAGCGCGTCGCGGCGCCGCTGATCGAGGCCATCCAGCTGGAAACGGCCGAGGGCGGCGTCGACGAGCTGCACATCGTCTACACGGAATTCGTGTCGATGATGACGCAGAACGCGGTCGACGGCCGGATGCTGCCGCTCAGCCTCGACAAGGCTGCGGAGGAGGACGGCGCGAAGGGCGAGATCCTTCCGCTGTTCGAGTTCGAGCCGTCGGCGGAGGACGTCCTCGACGCCCTTCTGCCGCGCTACGTCGAGAGCCGGATCTACAACGCACTGCTGCAGTCGGCCGCTTCCGAGCACGCCGCCCGCCGCCGCGCGATGAAGTCGGCGACCGACAACGCCGGGGACCTCATCAAGAGCCTCTCCCGGCTTGCCAACGCGGCCCGCCAGGCCGAAATCACCCAGGAAATCAGCGAGATCGTCGGTGGCGCCAGCGCCATGGCCGACGCGACCGCGGGGAGTGACAAGTAATGACGACCTCTGTTGAGACGGCCGCTGCCACGGGCCGCATCGCCCGGGTCATCGGCCCGGTCGTCGACGTGGAGTTCCCCGTCGACGCGATGCCCGACATCTACAACGCGCTGAAGGTCCAGGTCGCCGACCCGGCCGAGGACGGCGCGCTCAAGACGCTGACCCTTGAGGTCGCCCAGCACCTGGGTGACGGCCTGGTCCGCACCATCTCCATGCAGCCCACCGACGGCCTGGTCCGCCAGGCCCCGGTGACCGACACGGGCGAGGGCATCACCGTCCCCGTCGGCGACTTCACCAAGGGCAAGGTGTTCAACACCCTCGGTGAGGTGCTCAACTTCCCCGAGGCGAACGCCGAGGTCACCGAGCGCTGGCCGATCCACCGCAAGGCGCCTTCCTTCGACGAGCTTGAGTCGAAGACGGAGATGTTCGAGACCGGCGTCAAGGTCATCGACCTTCTCACCCCGTACGTCAAGGGTGGAAAGATCGGTCTGTTCGGTGGTGCCGGTGTCGGCAAGACCGTTCTGATCCAGGAAATGATCTACCGCGTCGCCAACAACCACGACGGTGTGTCGGTCTTCGCGGGCGTCGGTGAGCGTACCCGTGAGGGCAACGACCTCATCGAGGAGATGGGCGACTCCGGCGTCATCGACAAGACGGCGCTCGTCTTCGGCCAGATGGACGAGCCCCCGGGCACCCGTCTGCGCGTCGCCCTGGCCGGTCTGACCATGGCGGAGTACTTCCGCGATGTGCAGAAGCAGGACGTGCTCTTCTTCATCGACAACATCTTCCGGTACACCCAGGCGGGTTCCGAGGTGTCGACCCTGCTCGGCCGTATGCCCTCCGCGGTGGGTTACCAGCCGAACCTGGCCGACGAGATGGGTCTCCTCCAGGAGCGCATCACCTCGACCCGTGGTCACTCGATCACCTCGATGCAGGCGATCTACGTCCCCGCGGACGACCTGACCGACCCGGCGCCGGCGACCACCTTCGCCCACCTCGACGCGACGACGGTTCTCTCCCGTCCGATCTCCGAGAAGGGCATCTACCCGGCCGTGGACCCGCTGGACTCGACGTCCCGCATCCTCGACCCGCGGTACATCGCGGCGGACCACTACGCGGCCGCCATGCGTGTCAAGGGGATCCTGCAGAAGTACAAGGACCTCCAGGACATCATCGCGATCCTCGGTATCGACGAGCTGGGCGAGGAGGACAAGCTCGTTGTCCACCGTGCCCGTCGCGTCGAGCGCTTCCTGTCGCAGAACACCCACGTCGCCAAGCAGTTCACCGGCGTGGACGGTTCGGACGTTCCGCTCGACGAGTCGATCACCGCGTTCAACGCGATCTGCGACGGTGAGTACGACCACTTCCCCGAGCAGGCGTTCTTCATGTGCGGTGGCATCGAGGACCTGAAGGCCAACGCCAAGGAGCTGGGCGTCTCCTGATCCGGCGCGCTCCGCGAGGAGCGCGTTCGCAGGCCCCCAGCTACCGCTGGGAGAAGCCCCCGGACGGAGAGGGGCGGGTGTGTCCCGTCCCTCTCCTCACGCCCATTAGAATTTGACCCAACACCCGGCCGACCCGCCGGGTGGTGACCCGAGGAGCCACCTTGGCTGCTGAGCTGCACGTCGAGCTGGTCGCGGCGGACCGCAATGTCTGGTCCGGCGAGGCCACCCTTGTTGTCGCCCGCACCACGTCCGGCGACATCGGCGTCATGCCCGGTCACCAGCCGCTTCTCGGTGTGCTGGAATCGGGCCCGGTGACCATCCGCACCAGCGAGGGCAACACTGTCATCGCCGCGGTGCACGGCGGATTCATCTCGTTCGCGGACAACAAGCTGTCCCTGCTGGCCGAGATCGCCGAGCTCGCGGACGAGATCGATGTCCAGCGTGCGGAGCGGGCACTGGAGCGCGCGAAGGCGGAGGCCGACGCGGCCGCCGAGCGTCGCGCGGATGTCCGGCTGCGCGCCGTAACGGGCTGACCGCCCGTCGGAGTTTCAACCGCCGAGTGCCGGAGGGCGACCTCCGGGGCTCGGCAGACCTCAGCCGCGGTCCGTTCTGGAATTTTCCAGACCGGGTCGCGGCTGAGGCGATGCAGGTCCGTTTTTCTCATGCGTATTCGATGAGCGAGGAGGTCGGTGAAGATGCTCCTCGCTCTGCTTGTGAGCGGCCTGGTCGTAGCCCTGGTGGTGATCGGGCTGTTCGTCTTCGGACTGCGCCGCAGACTGATCCAGCGGTCCGGCGGGACCTTCGACTGCAGCATGCGCTGGGGTGTGTCCGAGGAGCCCGACGTCTCCGGCAAGGGCTGGGTGTACGGGGTCGCGCGCTACAGCGGCGACCGCATCGAGTGGTTCCGGGTGTTCTCGTACTCCCCGCGCCCGCGCCGGCTGCTTGAGCGCTCCTCCATCGAGGTGCTGGCCCGTCGCGCCCCGGAGGGCGAGGAGGAGCTGGCGCTGCTGTCCGACGCCGTCGTGCTCGGCTGTCTCCACCGCGGGACGCGCCTGGAGCTGGCGATGAGCGAGGACGCGCTGACGGGCTTCCTGGCCTGGCTGGAAGCGGCTCCGCCCGGCCAGCGGGTGAACGTCGCCTAGGGCGAGGGGCCCTGTACCCAGCCCGGGGGTCTGGTACCCCGGCGGGGTGAGAACGGCATGGAGAAGCCGGGGAGACGGGGGGCGGACCCGTCTCCCCGGCTTCCGTCTTCCTACTGGAGCCCGGTGTGGACCGCGTTCGCGAGTTCACCGTTCGCGGTGTCGCCGCTGAACTCCCAGTAGAAGGCTCCCCTGAGGCCCTGCTGCTTGGCCCAGGTCATCTTTCCGGCGATGGTGGCGGGGGTGTCGTAGCTCCACCAGTTGGCGCCGCACTTGGCGTAGGCCGTGCCGGCGACGGTGCCGGTGGCCGGGCAGCTGTTCTTCAGGACCTTGTAGTCCTCGATGCCCTGCTCGTACGTGCCCGGCGCCGGTCCGGTGGCGGTGCCGCCGGGGGCGGCCTGGGTGACGCCGGTCCAGCCGCGGCCGTAGAAGCCGATGCCGAGGTTGAGCTTCGAGCCGGGCACGCCCTTCGCCTTGAGCTTGGCGATGGCGTCCGCCGAGTTGAAGCCGGCCTGCGGGATGCCGGCGTAGGAGGTCAGCGGTGAGTGCGGGGCCGTCGGGCCCTGGGCCGCCCAGGCGCCGAAGAAGTCGTACGTCATGACGTTGTAGAAGTCGGTGTACTGCGCGGCGCCCGCGTAGTCCGCCTTGTCGATCTTGCCGCCGTCCGAAGCGTCGGCGGTGATGGCGGCCGTGACCAGGTTGTTCGCGCCGAAGCGGGCCTTCACGGCCTGCATCAGGTTCTTGAAGGCCGCCGGGCCGCTGGTGTCGCAGGACAGGCCGCAGGCGTTCGGGTACTCCCAGTCCAGGTCGATGCCGTCGAAGACGTCGGCCCAGCGCGGGTCCTCGACCAGGTTGTGGCAGGACTGGGCGAAGGCGGCCGGGTTCGCGGCGGCCTGCGGGAAGCCGCCGGACCAGGTCCAGCCGCCGAAGGACCACAGCACCTTGATGTGCGGGTACTGCTTCTTCAGCTTGCGCAGCTGGTTGAAGTTGCCGCGCAGCGGCTGGTCCCAGGTGTCGGCCACGCCGTCGACGCTCTGGTCGGCGGTGTAGGCCTTGTCGTAGTCGGCGTAGGCGTCGCCGATCGTGCACTGGCCGTTCTGGACGTTGCCGAAGGCGTAGTTGATGTGCGTGATCTTCGCCGCGGTGCCGGAGGTGACCAGGTTCTTCACGTGGTAGTTGCGCCCGTAGACGCCCCAGTTCGTGAAGTAGCCCAGCTTGACCTTGTCGCCCGGGTCGGGCGGGACGACCCCGCCGGTCGTCGTGACCGTGGTGGAGCCGGAGGAGGGACCGGTCTGGTCGGCGGTGTCGCGGGCGGTGACGCTGTAGGTGTACGTCGTGCCCTTGGTCAGGCCCGAGTCCGCGTAGCTCGTCCCGGTGACGGTGGCGATCTTGGCGGAGCCCCGGTAGACGTCGTAGTTCTTCACGCCCTTGTCGTCGGTGGCCGGGGTCCAGGTCAGGGTCAGCGAGGTGTCGGCGACGTTGCTCGCGGCGGGGGCGCCGGGAGCCGTGGGGGGAGCGTCGCCGGGCTGGGTGCCCCCGTCGCAGGAGGCGCCGTTGATCTTGCAGCCGCTGGGGGAGCCGGATCCGGTGCCGTTGAAGCCGAAGCTGGCGGTGGCACCGGGGGCGAGGGTGCCGTTCCAGCCGACGTTCCTGGCCGTCCAGTGCGTGCCCGAGCTGGTGACGGTGGCGTCCCAGGCGGAGGTGACCGAGGTGCCCGCCGGGTAGTCCCACTCCACGGTCCAGCTGCTCAGGGTGGTGGTGCCGGTGTTCTTCACCACCCACTTGCCCTCGAAGCCGGACCCCCAGTCGGAGGCCTTGGTGTACGTCGCGGTCGCGGAGGCGGCGGCCTGGGCCGGGCCGGCCAGCGCCACGAGACCGGTGACGGGCAGGGCGAGCACGGCGACGACCGCCGCGACTCTGGTGAAGAACCGGGTGCGCCTGGTGGGGGGTGGGGATGCTGTGCTCAAGGGTGCTCCTCCGAGGTCCGTCGCGGCCGTGGGGGCCGTCAGCGACATGGGGGTGGGACCTGCGCCGCCCGTGAGCACGCTTTGTCATGGCACGCTCACCACAGTGTGCCCGAGCGTAGAAAGGTCTGGACCAACCGTCAAGAGGTCCAGACCGGTGTCGCCCGCCGCCCTCGGCGCCCGCCGTCAGATTCCCAACTCCTGAGCCAGAACGGCCGCTTGTAGCCTGCTGCGCAGTTCCAGCTTGCCCAGCAGCCTGCTGACGTGGGTCTTCGCCGTGGCCTCCGCCATCTCCAGCCGCTCGGCGATCTCCGCGTTCGACAGGCCCTCGCCCAGAGCGCTCAGCACCTGACGTTCGCGCGGCGTCAGGGAGGCGACCGCGGCCGCCCGCTCCGGAGCCGGTGCGCCGCGCGCCGGACGGGGCGCGGCGAACTCGGCGATCAGCCGCCGCGTCACCGCCGGGGCGATCAGGCCCTCCCCGCGCGCCACCGTCCGTACCGCCGCCAGCAGCTCCGCGGCGTCGGCGTTCTTCAGCAGGAAGCCGGCGGCGCCCGCCCGCAGGGCCCCGAAGACGTACTCGTCGAGGTCGAAGGTGGTCAGCACCAGGACGTCCGCCAGGCCCTCCTCCACGACCTGCCGGGTCGCGGACACCCCGTCGAGGCGGGGCATCTGCACGTCCATGAGGACGAGATCCGGCCGCATCTCGCGGGCCAGGCGCACCGCCTCCTCCCCGTCGGCCGCCTCACCGGTCACCTCGATGTCGCCCGCGCTGCGCAGGATGAGCACCAGCCCCGCCCGTACCGCGGCCTGGTCCTCCGCCACCACCACCCGGATCGTCGCGCCTCCACCGCTCGTCATGCCCTCACCGCTCGTCATGCCTCCACCGCCCTGTCCTCCGCGGGCAGGGACGCCCGCACCTGCCACACCGCACCGCGGCGGCCCGCCGTGAACTCCCCGCCCAGCAGTTCCGTCCGCTCCTTCATGCCGATCAGCCCCGCCCCCGATCCGGGCGCGCGCGGCCCGGGGCGGTCGCCGTAGGGCGAGTCCACCGCCACGCTGAGCCGTCCGTCCTCGTGCGCCACGCGGACCGTCACCGTGCCGGGCGCGGCGTGCTTGAGGGCGTTGGTCAGGGATTCCTGGACGATCCGGTACGCCGCCAGCTCCACCGGTGCCGCCGCGGGCTCCCCGGACGGGCGGTCGTCGTGCAGTACGAAGGTCAGCCCGCTGGCCGAGCCGTTCGTCCCGGCCTGTCCGATCAGGGCGTCGAGGCCGTCCAGGGAGGGCACCGCGACCGGCTCCCGGCCGCCGCCGGCGTCCCGCAGCAGCCCGATCAGGCGACGCATTTCGGCCAGCCCCTGGACGCTGTTCTCGCGGATCACGCCGAGTGCGTCGCGGCTGGTCGCGGCCGTGTGGATGGAGAGCGCGGCGGTGGAGTGGATGGCGATGGCGGAGAGGTGGTTGGCCACCATGTCGTGCAGCTCGCGCGCCATCCGGGCGCGTTCGGCGGCCACCGCCTCCTTGCGGTCCACCTCGGCCAGCAGCGCCGTCTGCTCGGCGCGCAGCCGGGCGGCCTCGGCGGCCTCGCGGTGGTTGCGCAGGGTGGCGCCGGTCAGGGCCGGGGCGAAGGTGACGATGCCGGTGATCGCGCCGATCAGCAGGGCCTGGGGGCTCCGCAGCCAGGCCAGCGAGGCGATGGTGACGACGACGGTGATCAGGCCGGTGGTGACCGGGAGCCGCCGGGCCATGGCCGGTTTCCCGTACACGACGGCCGCGTACATCAGGTCGGTGAAGATGATGACGGTGGCGAGGCTGCCGACGGTGAACTGGTCGGCGATCACCCCGGCGGTGCCGACGGCCAGGGTCGCGCGCGGCCGGGTGCGGCGCAGCAGCTCCATCGCGCCGAGGGCCGCCAGGGGGACCAGCGCGGCCCAGGCGGGCAGGAGGTCGCGGTCGGGGGTGCTGTAGACGCCGAGCGACCAGAACACCAGGCCCGCGGCCACGCTGACCGCCGCGAGGAGGACGTCGTCGCGGTGGGGGCGCAGGCTCTTCTCGGTCACGGTCCCATCCAACAGGGTGCTCCGCCGCCGTACGTCGGCGGAGCGGCGGAGGCGCGGCTACATCGAAGGATGCAGGCCCACATGGTCATTCGCGACGACGAAACGGGCGGCGGAGGGCGGGAGCCTTGGAGGACGACGCACCCGAGCGGAAGGAGAATCCCGTGATCGTCGCGTTGATCATCGCCTGCGAGGTCGGCTTCTGGGTCCTGCTGGCGGCGGGACTCGCCCTGCGCTACCTGGCGAAGATGCCCCGGCTGGGCGCGGCGGTCCTGCTCTGCGAGCCGCTGATGGAGCTGGTCCTGCTGGTCGTCACCACGGTCGACCTCAAGAACGGCGCCGAGCCCGACTGGAAGCACGGTCTCGCCGCGCTCTACATCGGCTACACCGTTGCGTTCGGGCACTACACGATCAAGTGGCTCGACGGGCACGCCGCGTACCGGCTGGCCGGGGGGCCGAAGCCGGCGGGCGCCGGCTACGGCATGGAGCGGGCCCGGCACGAGTGGAGGCTCTGGGTGCGCACCGTGGTCGCCGCCGCCGTCGCCCTGACCCTGCTGCAGGCAGCCGTCTGGTACGTCGGCGACGCGGGCGACGTCAGCTCGCTCAGGGCGTGGCAGTTCGGCGCCCTGCGCGTCGTCGGCATCCACGCCCTGGTCGCGGCGGCCTACACGATCTGGCCGAAAAAGGCCCCCGCCGGCGCCGAGCCGGAGGCCTCCTCCCTCGCCGCGAGCGAGCGGAGGTAGGCGGAGCGCCCCCGCGGGGGCGCCTCCCGGCTACCGCTCGCCGCCCGGCACCCACAGCACGTCCCCGACCTCTTTGTTGGCCACCCGGGCCAGGATGAACAGGAGGTCGGAGAGGCGGTTGAGATAGGTGGCGGTCAGCGGGTTCATCGTCTCGCCGTGCGCCTCCAGCGCCGCCCACGTCGACCGCTCGGCGCGCCGCACCACGGTGCAGGCCTGGTGCAGCAGGGCCGCGCCGGGGGTACCGCCGGGCAGGATGAAGCTGCGCAGCTTCTCGACCTGCTCCAGGAAGAGGTCGCAGTCGGCCTCCAGCTTGTCGACGTAGAACTGCTCCACGCGCAGCGGCGGGTACTCGGGGTTCTCCACGACCGGCGTGCACAGGTCCGCGCCCACGTCGAACAGGTCGTTCTGCACCCGGACGAGCACCTTGACGACCTCGTCCGGCAGGCTGCCGAGCGCGATGGCGGAGCCGATGGCCGCGTTGGCCTCGTTGGCGTCGGCGTACGCGGAGATCCGCAGGTCGGTCTTGGCCGTGCGGCTCATGTCGCCCAGGGCGGTCGTGCCCTTGTCGCCGGTACGGGTGTAGATGCGCGTCAGGTTCACCATGCGGCCAGGGTAGATGGCGGGCGGCGGCCCGGGGCGGCGCGTGAACTGTGAGGCAGCGCACCGGTCGTGGGCCGACCGGTGTGATGTCCGTCATCTGAGACGTGACGCGTGTTACTTCACGGTCACACCGCACCCCCCGGGCGCTAGTCTCCGCCGGAGTGGCTGTGAAGCCGTGCCGTATTTGAGAACAACGAGGGGTGTGCAGTGGCTGGGAAGCTCGCCGTCATCGGTGCGGGACTCATGGGTTCCGGGATCGCTCAGGTCTCCGCTCAGGCGGGATGGGACGTCGTGCTGCGCGATGTCACCGACGCGGCGCTGACCCGGGGCACGGGCGGGATCAAGGCCTCGTACGACAAGTTCGTCTCCAAGGGCAAGCTGACGGCCGAGGACGCCGAGGCGGCGCTCGCGCGCATCACGACGACCACCGACCTGGACGCCGTCGCCGACGTCGACATCGTCGTGGAAGCGGCCTTCGAGAAGATCGAGATCAAGCACGAGATCTTCCGCGCGCTCGACAAGATCGTGCGTGAGGACGCCATCCTCGCCTCCAACACCTCCGCCATCCCGATCACCAAGATCGCGGCCGTGACGGAGCGCCCCGAGCGGGTCGTCGGCGCGCACTTCTTCTCGCCCGTCCCGATGATGCAGCTGTGCGAGCTGGTCCGCGGCTACAAGACGAGCGACGAGACCCTCGCCGCGACCCGGGCGTTCGCCGAGTCCGTCGGCAAGACCTGCATCGTCGTCAACCGCGACGTAGCCGGATTCGTGACGACCCGTCTGATCTCCGCGCTGGTCGTCGAGGCCGCGAAGCTGTACGAGTCGGGCGTGGCCACCGCGGAGGACATCGACATCGCCTGCAAGCTGGGCTTCGGCCACGCGATGGGCCCGCTGGCCACCGCCGACCTCACCGGCGTCGACATCCTGCTGCACGCCACCAGCAACATCTACACCGAGTCCCAGGACGAGAAGTTCGCGCCGCCGGAGCTCATGCGCCGCATGGTGGACGCCGGGGACATCGGCCGCAAGAGCGGCCAGGGCTTCTACAAGCACTGAGAGCGGTCCACCAACTGAGCGCCATCGTTCGAAAGCCTTCACCCGTCAGGGTGAATTAGGTATCGGTTCGCTCACGGTCGGCAACTTCCCTGCCCGCGCGGCAGTCAGTTGCAGTGAGAGTTGCCGACCACGGACCAGTTGCCATACGTACGCAGTACTGCCGGGAGTACACATGCACATCAGGGGCGACCACGCCGAACTCGCAGTCGGGGGCCGCCTCGACGTGCGCAGCGCGGCGGACGCCCGTACGGCCCTCCACACCGCGCTCGACGACGGCCACGGCGACCTCGTGCTCGACCTGACCGGGCTCGACTCGTGGGACGCGACCGGCCTCGGCGTGATCATGGGCGCGCACCGGAGGGCCGGCCGGGCGGGACGACGCCTCGTCCTGCGCGGAGTGCCGCCGCAGATGCAGCGGCTGCTCGTGGCGACCCGCCTGCACCGGATCCTCGCGATCGAGGGCGGCCTGGAAGCCGAGTCGCTGCCCCGGGTCTGACCCGCAAGCCGCTGACCTTCGCATTTCCTGCGGAAAGTAACGGTCCGGTGGTGATCGAGCCCCCACGGTTTCCCGCACGACCGGCCACGGTCTAGGGTTCGGGCGGAAACCGGACCAGTGGCGACAGCGGGTGCGCGACGGCCGGGCGGTACGACGGCGAGGCGCGCGGCCCGCGATGGGGGACTGGGTCATGGACCGTAC
This DNA window, taken from Streptomyces sp. TN58, encodes the following:
- a CDS encoding response regulator; this encodes MTSGEGMTSGGGATIRVVVAEDQAAVRAGLVLILRSAGDIEVTGEAADGEEAVRLAREMRPDLVLMDVQMPRLDGVSATRQVVEEGLADVLVLTTFDLDEYVFGALRAGAAGFLLKNADAAELLAAVRTVARGEGLIAPAVTRRLIAEFAAPRPARGAPAPERAAAVASLTPRERQVLSALGEGLSNAEIAERLEMAEATAKTHVSRLLGKLELRSRLQAAVLAQELGI
- a CDS encoding F0F1 ATP synthase subunit epsilon, with amino-acid sequence MAAELHVELVAADRNVWSGEATLVVARTTSGDIGVMPGHQPLLGVLESGPVTIRTSEGNTVIAAVHGGFISFADNKLSLLAEIAELADEIDVQRAERALERAKAEADAAAERRADVRLRAVTG
- a CDS encoding DUF2550 domain-containing protein, with the protein product MLLALLVSGLVVALVVIGLFVFGLRRRLIQRSGGTFDCSMRWGVSEEPDVSGKGWVYGVARYSGDRIEWFRVFSYSPRPRRLLERSSIEVLARRAPEGEEELALLSDAVVLGCLHRGTRLELAMSEDALTGFLAWLEAAPPGQRVNVA
- a CDS encoding cob(I)yrinic acid a,c-diamide adenosyltransferase, which codes for MVNLTRIYTRTGDKGTTALGDMSRTAKTDLRISAYADANEANAAIGSAIALGSLPDEVVKVLVRVQNDLFDVGADLCTPVVENPEYPPLRVEQFYVDKLEADCDLFLEQVEKLRSFILPGGTPGAALLHQACTVVRRAERSTWAALEAHGETMNPLTATYLNRLSDLLFILARVANKEVGDVLWVPGGER
- a CDS encoding glycoside hydrolase family 18 chitinase, encoding MSLTAPTAATDLGGAPLSTASPPPTRRTRFFTRVAAVVAVLALPVTGLVALAGPAQAAASATATYTKASDWGSGFEGKWVVKNTGTTTLSSWTVEWDYPAGTSVTSAWDATVTSSGTHWTARNVGWNGTLAPGATASFGFNGTGSGSPSGCKINGASCDGGTQPGDAPPTAPGAPAASNVADTSLTLTWTPATDDKGVKNYDVYRGSAKIATVTGTSYADSGLTKGTTYTYSVTARDTADQTGPSSGSTTVTTTGGVVPPDPGDKVKLGYFTNWGVYGRNYHVKNLVTSGTAAKITHINYAFGNVQNGQCTIGDAYADYDKAYTADQSVDGVADTWDQPLRGNFNQLRKLKKQYPHIKVLWSFGGWTWSGGFPQAAANPAAFAQSCHNLVEDPRWADVFDGIDLDWEYPNACGLSCDTSGPAAFKNLMQAVKARFGANNLVTAAITADASDGGKIDKADYAGAAQYTDFYNVMTYDFFGAWAAQGPTAPHSPLTSYAGIPQAGFNSADAIAKLKAKGVPGSKLNLGIGFYGRGWTGVTQAAPGGTATGPAPGTYEQGIEDYKVLKNSCPATGTVAGTAYAKCGANWWSYDTPATIAGKMTWAKQQGLRGAFYWEFSGDTANGELANAVHTGLQ
- a CDS encoding sensor histidine kinase; protein product: MTEKSLRPHRDDVLLAAVSVAAGLVFWSLGVYSTPDRDLLPAWAALVPLAALGAMELLRRTRPRATLAVGTAGVIADQFTVGSLATVIIFTDLMYAAVVYGKPAMARRLPVTTGLITVVVTIASLAWLRSPQALLIGAITGIVTFAPALTGATLRNHREAAEAARLRAEQTALLAEVDRKEAVAAERARMARELHDMVANHLSAIAIHSTAALSIHTAATSRDALGVIRENSVQGLAEMRRLIGLLRDAGGGREPVAVPSLDGLDALIGQAGTNGSASGLTFVLHDDRPSGEPAAAPVELAAYRIVQESLTNALKHAAPGTVTVRVAHEDGRLSVAVDSPYGDRPGPRAPGSGAGLIGMKERTELLGGEFTAGRRGAVWQVRASLPAEDRAVEA